Proteins encoded in a region of the Planococcus shixiaomingii genome:
- a CDS encoding DUF4247 domain-containing protein has product MIKRGWLCGIISAVLFLAACGMAQAEDYIEQNYTFVDAVAGSTSNDRAMMYRSEQSLADTAAELSQVQEPEQIGEVVEGRQVLVYNDEFIILTEDPDNPGSTLVEVAGEEFVRNTYHPGFFTGMFVGSFLSNRFGPTWVQTQGNRCSRGGCYSGGGSYRSFPSTSNYGRGSTFRGGGPGVGK; this is encoded by the coding sequence ATGATAAAAAGAGGATGGCTATGCGGAATAATTTCTGCAGTGCTTTTTTTAGCAGCCTGTGGAATGGCTCAAGCGGAAGATTACATTGAGCAAAACTATACGTTCGTCGATGCAGTTGCGGGCAGCACTTCAAACGACCGCGCCATGATGTACCGCTCTGAACAAAGCCTGGCCGATACGGCAGCAGAGCTCAGCCAAGTGCAGGAACCGGAACAGATTGGTGAAGTCGTAGAAGGACGGCAAGTGCTTGTTTACAACGATGAATTCATCATATTAACAGAAGATCCCGACAATCCGGGCTCTACCCTCGTGGAAGTGGCTGGAGAGGAATTCGTCCGAAACACCTACCACCCCGGCTTTTTCACCGGCATGTTTGTCGGCTCGTTTTTAAGCAACCGATTTGGCCCCACTTGGGTGCAAACGCAAGGCAATCGATGCAGCCGTGGCGGCTGTTATTCCGGCGGCGGTTCATACCGGTCATTCCCGTCTACTAGCAACTACGGACGCGGATCAACATTCCGGGGCGGCGGCCCAGGAGTCGGAAAATAA
- a CDS encoding YkuS family protein yields the protein MVKIAIEQPFTDIQQVLQQRGYQADMIDQKSEGASYDVVVVRNVESYEGVQTQGSLVETSGRTVIEVVQEVEERLQRAGKTLAPKQSITSPSLASDTVAAGGGGFVTGLLTGAVVGAATALLLAPKSGKEMQKVVKDKVASTSSGEGGSGKLSQVKEKAAGIAGQVKDKVGSSSGEGGSGKLSQVKSKVTDIADQAKGKVSELKEKKQGQTTDTSSTSTTKTPSTVVTTDSLNTSSTSGTTGTSGTTAGGTSGITGASGASGGSGTQDTLNTSGTSGTRGGSGTSGTTGTSSTLGTKNNLDSKKDNK from the coding sequence ATGGTTAAAATTGCAATAGAACAACCGTTTACAGACATTCAGCAAGTGCTTCAGCAAAGAGGATACCAAGCAGATATGATTGATCAAAAATCTGAAGGAGCCAGCTATGACGTTGTTGTCGTACGCAATGTGGAAAGTTATGAAGGCGTTCAAACCCAAGGTTCCCTTGTGGAAACGAGCGGCCGAACAGTAATTGAAGTCGTTCAAGAAGTAGAAGAGCGCTTGCAGCGTGCAGGCAAAACTTTGGCTCCAAAACAATCAATAACAAGCCCATCATTAGCAAGCGATACCGTTGCCGCTGGAGGCGGTGGTTTTGTAACTGGCCTATTAACTGGAGCTGTAGTTGGTGCGGCAACGGCTCTTCTGTTAGCTCCAAAAAGCGGGAAAGAAATGCAAAAAGTCGTTAAAGATAAAGTGGCAAGCACTTCTTCCGGTGAAGGCGGAAGCGGGAAACTGAGCCAAGTGAAGGAAAAGGCAGCTGGTATTGCAGGGCAAGTGAAAGATAAAGTCGGCAGCTCTTCTGGCGAAGGCGGAAGTGGTAAATTGAGCCAAGTCAAAAGCAAAGTAACTGATATTGCCGATCAAGCAAAAGGGAAAGTATCTGAATTGAAAGAGAAGAAACAAGGTCAAACAACAGATACATCTTCAACCTCGACTACTAAAACACCTAGTACAGTAGTAACGACTGATAGCCTTAATACTTCAAGCACTTCTGGCACCACTGGCACTTCAGGTACTACCGCTGGTGGCACTTCAGGCATTACTGGTGCGTCGGGTGCTTCAGGCGGTTCAGGTACACAGGACACGTTGAATACTTCCGGTACTTCGGGTACTAGAGGCGGTTCGGGAACTTCTGGAACTACGGGTACATCGAGTACATTGGGCACTAAAAACAATTTAGACTCTAAAAAAGACAATAAATAA
- a CDS encoding alpha/beta fold hydrolase yields the protein MVQSGTTEEVIKRYNVSLSGHGDKVLVFAHGFGCDQYVWKKVAPAFEMKYRVVLFDYIGSGKSDKSAYSAERYSTLHGYKEDLLNLCDALQLKNIVFIGHSVSSMIGALAAIERPDLIKNLIMIGPSPHFLNEPGYEGGFEKETIDGMLEMMEVDYEGWAQFLAPVIMQNGDRPHLTEEFEQVLCSNDPVIARHFAAATFLADVRTDLEKVTVPTLILQTKEDAVAPVAVGEYVHSKIPDSEFTLMEATGHNPHVSHAEETIAKIKEYLEKDNATH from the coding sequence ATGGTTCAATCAGGAACGACTGAGGAAGTAATAAAACGATATAACGTGAGCTTGTCCGGACATGGAGATAAAGTGTTGGTTTTTGCTCACGGTTTTGGCTGTGACCAATATGTTTGGAAAAAAGTTGCACCGGCTTTTGAGATGAAATACCGGGTTGTACTGTTTGATTATATTGGATCCGGTAAAAGTGATAAATCAGCATATTCTGCAGAACGATATAGCACGTTGCACGGATATAAAGAAGATTTGTTGAATCTATGCGATGCTTTGCAATTAAAAAATATTGTTTTTATCGGCCACTCGGTCAGCAGCATGATTGGCGCATTAGCGGCTATCGAACGGCCGGATTTGATAAAAAATTTAATTATGATTGGACCTTCCCCTCATTTTTTAAATGAACCGGGCTACGAAGGCGGTTTTGAAAAAGAGACGATTGACGGCATGCTGGAAATGATGGAAGTCGACTATGAAGGTTGGGCACAATTTTTGGCTCCGGTCATTATGCAAAACGGGGATCGGCCCCATCTCACAGAAGAATTTGAACAGGTACTTTGTTCGAATGACCCTGTCATTGCGCGCCACTTCGCAGCAGCTACTTTCCTGGCGGATGTCCGTACGGATCTTGAAAAAGTTACTGTACCTACATTGATTCTTCAGACAAAAGAAGATGCGGTTGCACCAGTGGCAGTCGGTGAATACGTCCACAGCAAAATTCCAGACAGTGAATTTACTTTAATGGAAGCGACCGGCCATAATCCGCATGTTAGCCACGCGGAAGAAACGATTGCTAAAATTAAGGAATATCTAGAAAAAGACAATGCCACACATTAA
- a CDS encoding polyamine aminopropyltransferase: protein MMEQEAVRQSRAIYYASGIVSICGIIFEVLFGALGSYILGDGVKQYTLTISLFLTGMGIGAYVSEKMTRNLISSFIWIEYSIGIIGGFSALLLFGVTAYFPPGTGSLFLYSVILLVGALTGVELPILIRKANEIGVSLQKSAAKVLFSDYAGGLVGGLLFLFLLRPYFGLVKTAFLVALINVAVALWIVFRFKHELKRYQMHAGFGIFFLLLLISGAFFGEEAALQFEERLYKDPIVFSEQSSYQQIILTKAQGDTRLYLDGQLQFSSSDEHRYHEILVHPPMAAAARHERILILGGGDGLAAREVLKYPDAGKITLVDLDPKMTEIARSNSLLAELNEGSLDNEKVEVVNDDAFRFLEGAEGFYDVIIIDLPDPNNESLNKLYTQEFYSLVRNRLHPDGAMMVQATSPVFAPPVYWTIDTTIQATGLKTENMHADIPSFGGWGYILASRNEIQTENLEIIDDTQYLTTDLLPALTAFGKDEDAVIEDDNGKKIILKPNTLIHPNLIEYYEKSWRYY from the coding sequence ATGATGGAACAAGAAGCCGTCCGGCAAAGCCGGGCGATTTATTACGCATCCGGCATTGTGTCGATTTGCGGGATTATTTTTGAAGTGTTGTTCGGCGCACTCGGTTCGTATATTTTAGGGGATGGTGTGAAGCAGTATACGCTCACTATCTCCCTTTTTTTGACTGGAATGGGCATTGGTGCTTATGTCAGCGAGAAAATGACCAGGAATTTGATTTCCTCCTTTATCTGGATTGAATACAGCATCGGAATTATCGGCGGCTTTTCCGCTTTACTGTTGTTTGGTGTGACTGCTTATTTTCCTCCCGGCACCGGCTCCCTGTTTTTGTACAGCGTAATTTTGCTAGTTGGGGCATTGACCGGCGTCGAGCTCCCGATTTTAATTCGCAAAGCCAATGAAATCGGCGTTTCCTTGCAAAAAAGCGCAGCGAAAGTATTGTTCTCCGATTATGCCGGCGGACTTGTCGGCGGGCTGCTTTTCCTATTTTTGCTGCGCCCCTACTTCGGTCTGGTCAAAACAGCATTTCTGGTAGCGCTTATCAACGTGGCAGTTGCCCTATGGATTGTTTTTCGCTTTAAACACGAACTAAAACGTTATCAAATGCATGCGGGTTTTGGCATTTTCTTTTTGCTGCTGCTGATTTCAGGCGCATTTTTTGGCGAAGAAGCCGCTCTTCAATTCGAAGAAAGGCTGTACAAAGATCCGATTGTCTTTTCTGAACAGTCCTCTTATCAGCAAATCATTTTGACGAAAGCGCAAGGCGATACACGGCTGTACTTGGATGGCCAACTTCAGTTCAGTTCGTCTGATGAACACCGTTACCATGAAATTTTGGTGCACCCTCCCATGGCTGCCGCTGCACGGCATGAGCGCATCTTGATTCTTGGTGGCGGTGATGGCCTGGCAGCCCGGGAAGTGTTGAAATATCCCGATGCCGGAAAAATAACATTAGTCGACTTGGATCCAAAAATGACAGAAATTGCCCGGAGCAATTCCCTGCTGGCCGAATTGAATGAAGGCTCTTTGGACAATGAAAAAGTAGAAGTTGTGAACGACGACGCCTTCCGCTTTTTGGAAGGCGCAGAAGGCTTTTACGACGTCATCATCATCGATTTGCCCGATCCGAACAATGAATCGCTGAATAAATTGTATACTCAGGAGTTCTATTCGCTGGTCCGCAACCGCTTGCATCCAGATGGAGCCATGATGGTCCAGGCAACCAGTCCGGTATTCGCCCCGCCTGTGTATTGGACGATTGATACAACCATACAGGCAACCGGATTGAAGACTGAAAACATGCATGCGGACATCCCAAGTTTCGGCGGATGGGGGTATATCCTCGCATCACGCAATGAAATTCAGACTGAAAACCTTGAAATTATCGACGACACGCAATATCTTACCACCGATTTGCTGCCGGCTTTAACCGCTTTCGGCAAAGACGAAGATGCCGTTATTGAAGACGATAACGGCAAAAAAATTATTCTCAAACCGAATACGTTAATTCATCCGAATTTAATCGAGTACTATGAAAAATCTTGGCGATACTACTGA
- a CDS encoding DUF350 domain-containing protein, with translation MNPFLLTFLYYLAAIAVVIAGLVVFELLTRKYKDWEEIQSNNAAVALSIAGKIIGTCIILTFSILHNDTIWETVIWGLFGLALQFLAYFLFEILTPRFSVEQQLKERNTAVGIISCAVSIGLAFVIGASIT, from the coding sequence GTGAATCCATTCTTATTGACTTTTTTATATTATCTTGCAGCCATCGCTGTTGTAATTGCAGGCTTAGTTGTTTTTGAACTCTTGACGAGAAAATACAAGGACTGGGAAGAAATACAAAGCAACAACGCTGCAGTTGCGTTATCAATTGCAGGGAAAATTATCGGTACATGTATCATCCTTACTTTTTCTATTCTCCATAATGACACGATTTGGGAAACCGTTATTTGGGGATTGTTTGGTTTGGCGCTTCAATTTCTCGCTTATTTCCTTTTTGAAATCCTCACTCCCCGCTTTTCAGTGGAGCAGCAGCTGAAAGAAAGAAATACAGCGGTAGGAATCATTTCATGTGCCGTTTCAATCGGATTGGCGTTCGTAATCGGCGCTTCCATTACATAA
- a CDS encoding PspA/IM30 family protein — protein sequence MFQFFKRVQTYVESELNAALDKAEDPVKMLEQFMRDMAADIRDAETAVAKQLANEKMLKKKFDDANSMIEKRQQQAIQAVEANNEELARRALEDKQTYVKQANDLKSTYEQAASDSIVLREKLAEMKREYEQMEIKKDSLKARAESAKTRTMINRTMSSVGSDESRSGFERMEEKVMQYEAEAETSEDLRAGSRSLDDEFASLNKNSAVDDELAALKQQFKKE from the coding sequence ATGTTTCAATTTTTCAAACGTGTACAGACCTATGTGGAATCTGAGCTAAACGCAGCGCTTGATAAAGCAGAAGATCCGGTTAAAATGCTCGAACAGTTTATGCGGGATATGGCGGCGGATATCCGCGATGCCGAAACAGCGGTAGCCAAGCAGCTGGCGAATGAAAAAATGCTGAAAAAGAAGTTCGACGACGCTAATAGCATGATAGAAAAGCGGCAGCAGCAAGCGATTCAGGCGGTGGAAGCCAATAACGAAGAACTCGCCCGCCGCGCGCTCGAAGATAAGCAAACTTACGTTAAACAAGCGAATGACTTGAAATCCACTTATGAACAAGCGGCATCTGATTCAATCGTGCTTCGTGAAAAGTTAGCGGAGATGAAACGTGAATATGAGCAAATGGAAATCAAAAAGGATTCCTTAAAAGCCCGTGCTGAATCTGCGAAAACCCGGACAATGATCAATCGGACAATGTCTTCTGTCGGCAGTGATGAATCACGCAGCGGATTTGAGCGGATGGAAGAAAAAGTGATGCAGTATGAAGCGGAAGCGGAGACGTCCGAAGATCTGCGGGCAGGTTCCCGCAGCCTGGATGATGAATTTGCTTCATTAAATAAAAATAGTGCAGTTGATGACGAATTAGCGGCGCTGAAGCAACAATTCAAAAAAGAATAA
- a CDS encoding aldo/keto reductase, producing MAKEITFTFHNGIEIPNIGFGTWQIPNEEAYASVTTALENGYTHIDTALAYQNEQNVGKAIKDFSLAREDVFITSKLPAQIKGYEKTLKAFDETITNLGMDYLDLYLIHAPWPWDEVGKDCTEGNIQSWKAMEQLYNEGKIRSIGVSNFSERDIQAILDTCTIVPMANQIPFYIGRDQESLLAYCKKHKIVVEAYSPLATGQILNSPAILEMAEKYSVTPAQLCIRYCLERETLPLPKSTNETRIIENSQLDFTISSEDLKILEKIEDVRTK from the coding sequence ATGGCAAAAGAAATCACATTTACTTTTCACAACGGCATAGAAATTCCGAATATCGGCTTTGGCACTTGGCAAATTCCAAACGAAGAAGCCTATGCATCTGTAACAACGGCTCTTGAAAACGGCTATACACATATCGATACCGCATTAGCTTATCAAAATGAACAAAATGTAGGCAAAGCGATAAAAGATTTTTCTCTTGCACGTGAAGACGTTTTTATCACCAGCAAGCTTCCGGCACAAATCAAGGGCTATGAGAAAACCTTAAAAGCGTTTGATGAAACGATCACCAATTTAGGCATGGACTACCTGGATCTCTACTTGATCCATGCGCCTTGGCCATGGGATGAAGTGGGAAAAGACTGTACAGAAGGCAACATCCAGTCCTGGAAGGCCATGGAACAGCTCTATAATGAAGGAAAAATCCGCTCCATCGGCGTTTCCAACTTTTCAGAAAGGGACATCCAGGCCATTCTTGATACATGCACCATTGTGCCAATGGCCAACCAAATCCCGTTTTATATCGGCCGTGACCAAGAAAGCCTTCTCGCGTACTGCAAAAAGCATAAAATTGTTGTAGAAGCTTATTCTCCTTTGGCAACCGGACAAATTTTAAACAGCCCAGCTATTTTGGAAATGGCTGAAAAATACAGCGTAACACCTGCTCAGTTATGCATCCGTTATTGCTTAGAGCGTGAAACCCTCCCGCTTCCAAAATCAACAAATGAAACCCGCATTATCGAAAACAGCCAGTTAGATTTCACCATCTCTTCAGAAGACTTGAAAATACTTGAGAAAATTGAAGATGTACGGACAAAATAA
- a CDS encoding ROK family transcriptional regulator, producing the protein MQRGTFQLMKSVNKSIILNKIRTAEPISRAQIAKETSLTPPTVSSIVKELMEQGLVRESVLGNSSGGRKPTMLHINTDAFYVIGVDAGPENVECVLTDLTGTILQRTSKVLENPLTNEQFLADLKETIFALLQSSEADQEKIIGIGVAMHGVVNVNTGTSLIAPILNLRNIPIKEVLEEEFNLAVKVENDARAMALGESWFGGHGDADSMVAVNIGRGVGAGIVMNGKLYHGAQGIAGEFGHMTIDINGEECECGNRGCLQTFVSGTAIAKRAEKQLKEQNGNLTGKDVFDLAESGSQSCVDLLEETGHVIGVGLTNLIHLINPGEIVLGGGVIKSEKFLMPAALAAIQQKVLTPDARGTHVTVSRLGDEATLLGAVSLLLVELFDPVMQIG; encoded by the coding sequence ATGCAGCGTGGAACTTTTCAATTAATGAAATCTGTTAATAAATCAATTATTTTAAATAAAATCCGGACAGCGGAACCGATATCAAGAGCTCAAATTGCGAAAGAAACCAGTCTGACTCCTCCGACAGTAAGCAGTATTGTAAAAGAGCTAATGGAACAGGGACTGGTAAGAGAAAGTGTCCTGGGCAATTCAAGCGGGGGAAGGAAACCGACGATGCTGCACATCAACACCGATGCTTTTTATGTGATCGGGGTAGATGCAGGACCGGAAAACGTAGAATGTGTTTTAACGGATTTAACTGGGACCATACTTCAGCGGACTTCGAAAGTGTTGGAGAATCCGTTGACTAATGAGCAGTTTCTCGCTGATTTGAAAGAAACGATTTTTGCACTTTTGCAGTCCAGTGAAGCCGACCAGGAAAAAATCATCGGAATCGGTGTCGCAATGCATGGAGTGGTCAATGTCAATACGGGAACATCACTCATCGCTCCGATTTTGAACCTGAGAAATATTCCTATTAAAGAAGTGTTGGAAGAAGAATTTAACTTGGCCGTAAAAGTTGAAAATGACGCCAGGGCAATGGCATTAGGTGAATCGTGGTTTGGCGGCCATGGGGATGCCGACAGCATGGTTGCGGTGAATATCGGCCGAGGCGTGGGTGCGGGAATTGTCATGAATGGCAAGCTTTACCACGGCGCACAAGGCATTGCCGGAGAATTTGGCCATATGACGATTGATATCAATGGTGAAGAATGCGAATGCGGTAATCGTGGATGCCTGCAAACATTCGTAAGCGGGACAGCAATTGCCAAACGAGCAGAAAAACAGTTGAAAGAACAGAATGGGAATTTAACGGGCAAGGACGTTTTTGACTTGGCTGAAAGCGGCAGCCAGTCTTGTGTGGATCTATTAGAGGAAACCGGGCATGTTATTGGCGTCGGCTTAACGAACTTGATCCATTTGATCAACCCAGGTGAAATTGTCTTAGGGGGAGGCGTCATAAAAAGTGAAAAATTCTTGATGCCCGCAGCTCTTGCGGCTATCCAGCAAAAGGTTCTCACTCCTGATGCTAGAGGGACGCATGTAACAGTCAGTCGGCTAGGAGATGAAGCGACTTTATTGGGAGCAGTGTCCCTGCTGCTGGTCGAACTGTTTGATCCGGTGATGCAAATAGGGTGA
- a CDS encoding DUF4178 domain-containing protein, whose product MSFLNRLFGGAEKQEPKVEKRTLLNLRVGDFVAYDLVDYEVTGKIHYDDSGYTWDSFQLASASKTLWLSVEMDDELEVGIYEKSRLPGIEPGTKKIMYEDRPYFLEEQGRAYVLGEGRSRNVNGTEMDYYEYVDESGEYFVSVEVWGGEVEVSHGYEIEEFEVTILAGS is encoded by the coding sequence ATGAGCTTTTTAAACCGCTTATTTGGCGGAGCCGAGAAACAGGAGCCGAAAGTCGAAAAACGGACGCTGCTCAATTTGCGCGTCGGCGATTTTGTGGCTTATGATTTAGTAGATTATGAAGTGACCGGAAAAATCCATTACGATGACAGCGGCTATACATGGGATTCTTTTCAGCTGGCCTCTGCCAGCAAAACGCTATGGCTAAGTGTCGAAATGGACGATGAACTTGAAGTGGGCATCTATGAGAAATCACGCCTCCCGGGAATTGAACCAGGGACAAAGAAAATCATGTATGAGGACCGGCCTTACTTTTTGGAAGAACAAGGCCGGGCCTATGTTCTGGGAGAAGGCCGAAGCCGAAATGTCAACGGCACAGAGATGGATTACTATGAATATGTAGACGAATCAGGAGAATACTTTGTATCTGTAGAAGTATGGGGCGGCGAAGTGGAAGTCAGCCACGGTTATGAAATCGAAGAATTTGAAGTAACCATTTTAGCAGGAAGCTAA
- a CDS encoding DEAD/DEAH box helicase encodes MNFLLSELKIKKLCGSAAYKKGVNLNMAGKVLLKRDPADDLSIRATVQGQNEVQVSIKQAPTGEILASCSCPPVGFVATYCHHIAGVLLAIDEMQQQENPMTAKMMDLFSRKTSPSRSSRRYFDKRQLIQAEFSCIPVRIGKSESALGITIQVGTEKLTAIENVREFLSSIGQEENYSIAKDLVYTPETCRFDERTDAVLQFLIKSRPIKEDVAVSKDMRIVSPSDWERLVPLLKQAPLVKVVQGSRIFRGLHVAEALPLAFRFDEAGAGGYEMGVAGLEELLILPAYDAVFSGGSLVLLSEEDSKRLVQLKDMMAGTENRLSISAAELDHFMETVTPGLEQLGSVHLTDVVAERLVETPLCAKVFLDRLKHRLLAGVEFHYGHLVINPFEEMEEGFRHYPGIRRQRDKEQEILKMMQESEFTQTDGGFYMHDEEAEYHFLYHVIPALEQLVEVYATTAVKLRVTKAYAGPKIKVEISERTDWLEFKFDLQEIPEAEIKKILASLQEKRKYYRIPDGTLMSLETPEFLALSDFIYNFGVTEENFGEQDIRVPLIQGMPLVESLEEGQLIDPGKDFANLIKNLTLPEQANKEVPERLAGTLRDYQKAGFNWFKLLAKYKFGGILADDMGLGKTLQSIAFIVSVLPEIRSRKLPALIVAPASLVYNWQNELKKFAPEINAAIIDGTKAKRAALLNQREGIDVVITSYPALRMDSVLYRDKSFHTLILDEAQAFKNPTTQTAKAVKTIQAEYRFALTGTPIENSLDELWSIFYVVFPELLPSRRAFSEMRRDRITKRVRPFILRRMKQDVLKELPDKIETTLHSELKIEQKKLYAAYLAELKQDALKHLNKDSFQKNRIRILAGLTRLRQLCCHPALFVEGYTGGSAKLDQLMEILEESRISGRRVLVFSQFTQMLGIIGGKLAKEGTPYFYLDGQTPPVERVALCNRFNEGEGNLFLISLKAGGTGLNLTGADTVILYDLWWNPAIEQQAADRAHRMGQKNEVQVIRLVAKGTIEEKITQLQERKKNLIDEVIQAGEEPLKSMTEEDIREILMV; translated from the coding sequence ATGAATTTTTTATTAAGTGAACTAAAAATAAAAAAACTATGCGGATCAGCCGCTTATAAAAAAGGCGTCAACCTTAATATGGCTGGAAAAGTTTTGCTCAAAAGGGATCCGGCAGACGATTTGTCGATCAGAGCAACGGTGCAGGGACAAAACGAGGTTCAGGTCAGCATCAAGCAAGCGCCGACTGGAGAAATCCTCGCTTCTTGCAGTTGTCCACCAGTCGGTTTTGTAGCGACTTATTGCCATCATATTGCAGGCGTGTTGTTGGCAATCGATGAAATGCAGCAACAGGAAAACCCCATGACGGCTAAGATGATGGATTTGTTTTCCCGGAAAACATCGCCATCTCGAAGCAGCCGCCGCTATTTCGACAAGAGGCAGCTTATCCAAGCGGAATTCAGCTGTATCCCGGTACGAATCGGAAAATCTGAGTCAGCACTCGGCATAACAATACAAGTGGGAACCGAAAAGTTGACAGCCATTGAAAACGTAAGGGAATTTCTCTCAAGTATCGGGCAAGAAGAAAACTATAGTATCGCTAAAGATCTTGTTTATACTCCTGAAACGTGCAGGTTTGATGAAAGAACCGATGCCGTCCTTCAGTTTTTGATAAAAAGCCGACCAATCAAAGAGGATGTGGCTGTTTCAAAAGATATGCGGATTGTTTCGCCTTCTGATTGGGAGCGGCTTGTGCCTTTGTTGAAGCAAGCGCCTTTAGTAAAGGTGGTGCAAGGGAGCCGGATTTTCCGTGGCCTACATGTAGCAGAAGCGCTGCCGTTGGCTTTTCGTTTTGATGAAGCGGGTGCGGGAGGCTACGAGATGGGTGTAGCAGGTTTAGAAGAACTGCTGATTTTGCCAGCTTACGATGCCGTGTTTTCCGGCGGCTCGCTGGTCCTGTTGTCTGAAGAAGACAGCAAACGGCTTGTTCAATTAAAGGATATGATGGCCGGTACAGAAAACCGGCTTTCTATTTCCGCTGCTGAACTGGATCATTTCATGGAGACGGTCACTCCCGGATTGGAGCAGCTGGGTAGTGTCCATCTTACGGACGTTGTGGCGGAACGGCTTGTGGAAACGCCGCTTTGTGCAAAAGTGTTTTTGGACCGGCTCAAGCATCGCCTATTGGCTGGGGTAGAGTTTCATTACGGCCATTTGGTTATCAACCCTTTTGAAGAGATGGAAGAAGGGTTTAGGCATTATCCCGGCATTCGGCGCCAGCGCGACAAAGAACAGGAAATTTTGAAAATGATGCAGGAGAGCGAATTTACGCAGACTGATGGCGGCTTTTATATGCACGATGAAGAAGCGGAATATCATTTTCTGTATCATGTCATCCCGGCATTGGAACAATTGGTTGAGGTTTATGCCACCACTGCGGTAAAACTACGGGTGACAAAAGCGTATGCCGGACCGAAAATAAAAGTGGAAATCAGCGAAAGAACAGATTGGCTGGAATTTAAATTTGATCTTCAAGAAATTCCAGAAGCCGAAATCAAGAAGATATTGGCTTCGCTTCAGGAAAAAAGAAAATATTATCGAATCCCTGACGGAACGTTAATGTCGCTTGAAACGCCTGAATTCTTGGCATTGAGCGACTTTATTTACAATTTTGGCGTGACAGAGGAAAATTTTGGGGAACAGGATATCCGTGTGCCATTGATTCAGGGAATGCCACTGGTTGAGTCTCTGGAAGAAGGCCAGCTGATTGACCCGGGCAAGGATTTTGCCAACCTGATAAAAAACTTAACTCTCCCGGAACAAGCGAATAAGGAAGTGCCTGAACGTTTAGCGGGAACGTTGCGCGATTACCAGAAAGCGGGATTCAATTGGTTCAAGCTATTGGCAAAGTATAAATTTGGCGGGATTTTAGCGGACGATATGGGGCTCGGCAAGACGCTGCAAAGCATCGCATTCATCGTATCAGTGCTTCCGGAAATCCGCTCCCGGAAACTGCCTGCCTTGATTGTCGCGCCTGCTTCGCTTGTATATAACTGGCAAAACGAATTGAAAAAGTTTGCTCCTGAAATAAATGCGGCCATTATCGACGGAACTAAAGCAAAAAGGGCTGCGCTCTTGAATCAAAGGGAGGGAATTGATGTTGTAATCACGTCTTATCCAGCCTTACGTATGGATAGTGTTTTATACCGAGATAAAAGTTTTCATACGCTTATTTTAGATGAAGCACAGGCTTTTAAAAACCCGACTACCCAGACAGCTAAAGCAGTCAAAACGATTCAGGCAGAATACCGTTTTGCTTTGACAGGTACACCGATTGAGAATTCTTTGGATGAATTATGGTCAATCTTCTATGTCGTCTTTCCGGAACTATTGCCGAGCCGGCGGGCTTTTAGCGAAATGAGAAGGGACCGCATCACGAAACGGGTGCGGCCATTCATTTTGCGCCGGATGAAGCAAGATGTCCTGAAAGAGTTGCCGGATAAAATTGAAACCACTCTGCACTCGGAATTGAAAATAGAGCAGAAAAAGCTGTACGCGGCTTATTTAGCTGAACTAAAGCAGGACGCTTTGAAGCATTTAAACAAAGACAGCTTTCAAAAAAATCGCATCCGCATACTAGCTGGATTGACGCGGCTTCGGCAGTTATGCTGCCACCCGGCCCTATTTGTAGAGGGATATACCGGAGGATCAGCTAAGTTGGATCAATTGATGGAAATCTTGGAAGAATCCCGCATCTCCGGAAGACGGGTGTTGGTATTTTCTCAATTTACGCAAATGCTTGGAATTATTGGCGGAAAACTTGCGAAAGAAGGCACTCCTTACTTTTATTTAGACGGCCAGACACCTCCTGTAGAGCGGGTAGCGTTATGCAATAGGTTCAATGAAGGTGAAGGCAATCTGTTTTTGATTTCGTTGAAAGCAGGAGGGACCGGATTGAATTTAACGGGTGCCGACACCGTAATCCTTTACGATTTGTGGTGGAATCCGGCAATTGAACAGCAAGCCGCTGACCGGGCGCATCGCATGGGGCAGAAAAACGAAGTTCAGGTTATCCGTTTGGTCGCAAAAGGAACCATTGAAGAGAAAATTACCCAGCTGCAAGAACGGAAGAAAAACCTCATTGATGAAGTGATTCAAGCCGGAGAAGAGCCGTTAAAATCGATGACCGAAGAGGATATACGCGAAATTTTAATGGTGTAG